In one window of Pseudomonadota bacterium DNA:
- the topB gene encoding DNA topoisomerase III, protein MEDTVPKTLVIAEKRSVAQDISKSLGGFQPFEGFFESDRYVVGWASGHLLELKEPEDLDDKYKSWKLEDLPILPDPFELKAKTKQTQLLGTLKKLLARSDVSDIVNACDAGREGELIFREIVTWAKVNKPVRRLWLQSMTPDAIREGFKQLRPSKEYDGLGDAAQCRSEADWLIGMNVTRALTRRLKMRFENGAWSVGRVQTPTLALLVERELEIARHRPEPFWRIQATFQAPDHAYEGTWFDPTFKPDPDSPRKDDWITDAAKVSAVLDAVRGKPGLARETRKPQSEAAPPLFDLTSLQREANRRMGFSARRTLSAAQGLYETHKLITYPRTDSKCLPNDYVPVVNQVVGVLASTGAPWSSAARTLQRAGLKNQGKVFNDKGVSDHFAIIPTPERAGHLSNDEAKVYDLIVRRFLAAFYPPATWTRVERITEVGGESFRSRSRYLIEPGWYEAYGKEAAEAEGSSLPPLAPGKDAADGVGVKNINAESDAEETRPPARITEARILSLMEHAGKQVEDEELSSFLADKGLGTPATRAEIIENLVSKQYAMRSDRALRATPKGILLIDLLRRIEARVLASPELTGEMEKHLRDVEHGERARRDYMNEMTEFTKEMVVKSKGFDYNDIYGHEAPLGSCPVCKHGKVIEKMRLYSCEHNIGKDQGCPFNVWKDRNGRYIDRLTMEELLHKGETPVIEGFVTRRGDGYKAALRLTAESKVELVGDVPTGGGGEEGAETPTFEVDETPVGPCPYDPAHCQVVETPTHFQCQGRCLERKPNKKRKGPSSLPRLVCKREMTRTDAEAYFSSVAETPIIEDFVSKYGRNFKAKLVRKDTGRHGFEFPPRAPRARKGKGGEEGEGAAEAAAPRRAPAKKAAGKKTAAVKATAKKATAKKSAPKKAAAKKVATKKA, encoded by the coding sequence GTGGAGGACACCGTGCCCAAGACACTCGTCATCGCCGAGAAGAGATCGGTTGCCCAGGACATCAGCAAGTCGCTCGGGGGGTTCCAGCCGTTCGAGGGGTTCTTCGAGAGCGACCGCTATGTGGTGGGCTGGGCCTCGGGACACCTGCTCGAGCTCAAGGAGCCAGAAGATCTCGACGACAAGTACAAGTCGTGGAAGCTCGAAGATCTGCCCATCCTCCCCGACCCCTTCGAGCTCAAGGCAAAGACGAAGCAGACCCAGTTGCTCGGCACGCTGAAGAAGCTGCTGGCCCGCTCCGACGTGAGCGACATCGTGAATGCCTGCGACGCAGGCCGCGAAGGGGAGCTCATCTTCCGCGAGATCGTCACATGGGCGAAGGTGAACAAGCCCGTGCGACGCCTGTGGCTGCAGTCGATGACGCCAGACGCCATTCGCGAGGGCTTCAAGCAGCTTCGCCCCAGCAAGGAGTACGACGGCCTGGGTGACGCGGCGCAGTGCCGCTCCGAGGCAGACTGGCTCATCGGCATGAATGTGACCCGCGCCCTCACCCGCCGCCTCAAGATGCGCTTCGAGAACGGAGCCTGGTCGGTGGGACGCGTGCAGACGCCCACACTGGCGCTGCTCGTCGAGCGCGAACTCGAGATCGCGCGCCATCGCCCCGAGCCTTTCTGGCGCATCCAGGCCACCTTCCAGGCACCCGACCATGCCTATGAGGGAACGTGGTTCGACCCGACCTTCAAACCCGACCCGGACAGTCCGCGAAAAGATGACTGGATCACCGATGCAGCCAAGGTCTCGGCCGTTCTCGACGCGGTGCGCGGCAAGCCGGGGCTTGCGCGAGAGACCCGAAAGCCGCAGAGCGAGGCGGCCCCTCCCCTGTTCGATCTCACCAGCCTGCAGCGCGAGGCCAACCGACGCATGGGCTTCTCGGCGCGCCGCACGCTCTCGGCCGCGCAGGGCCTCTATGAGACCCACAAGCTCATCACCTACCCGCGTACCGACTCGAAGTGCCTTCCCAACGATTACGTGCCCGTAGTGAACCAGGTCGTGGGCGTGCTCGCTTCAACCGGAGCCCCGTGGAGCTCGGCAGCCCGCACCCTGCAGCGCGCGGGGCTGAAGAACCAGGGCAAGGTGTTCAACGACAAAGGGGTCAGCGATCACTTCGCCATCATTCCCACCCCCGAGCGCGCGGGACACCTCAGCAACGACGAGGCCAAGGTCTACGACCTCATCGTGCGGCGCTTCCTCGCCGCCTTCTACCCGCCCGCCACCTGGACCAGGGTGGAGCGCATCACCGAGGTGGGCGGTGAGTCGTTCCGCTCACGCTCACGCTACCTCATCGAGCCCGGATGGTACGAAGCCTACGGCAAGGAGGCCGCCGAGGCGGAGGGCTCCTCGCTGCCTCCGCTGGCACCGGGAAAAGACGCCGCAGATGGCGTGGGAGTCAAGAACATCAATGCAGAGAGCGACGCCGAAGAGACGCGTCCCCCGGCACGCATCACCGAAGCGCGCATCCTGTCGCTCATGGAGCACGCGGGCAAGCAGGTCGAAGACGAGGAGCTGTCGAGCTTTCTGGCCGACAAGGGGCTCGGAACGCCGGCCACCCGCGCCGAGATCATCGAGAACCTGGTCAGCAAGCAGTACGCGATGCGCTCCGACCGGGCGCTTCGCGCCACCCCGAAGGGCATTCTGCTCATCGACCTGCTGCGGCGCATCGAGGCCCGCGTGCTGGCCTCGCCTGAGCTCACCGGCGAGATGGAGAAGCATCTGCGCGATGTCGAGCACGGCGAGCGCGCACGCCGCGACTACATGAACGAGATGACCGAGTTCACCAAGGAGATGGTGGTGAAGTCGAAGGGCTTCGACTACAACGACATCTACGGCCACGAAGCGCCCCTGGGGAGCTGCCCCGTGTGCAAGCACGGCAAGGTCATCGAGAAGATGCGCCTCTACTCTTGCGAGCACAACATCGGAAAGGATCAGGGCTGTCCGTTCAACGTCTGGAAGGACCGCAACGGGCGCTACATCGATCGGCTCACCATGGAGGAGCTGCTGCACAAGGGCGAGACCCCCGTCATCGAAGGCTTCGTGACGCGGCGCGGAGATGGCTACAAGGCCGCGCTCCGGCTCACCGCCGAGAGCAAGGTCGAGCTCGTGGGTGACGTGCCGACCGGTGGCGGAGGTGAAGAGGGCGCCGAGACCCCCACCTTCGAGGTCGACGAGACCCCTGTCGGGCCCTGTCCCTATGACCCCGCGCACTGCCAGGTGGTGGAGACCCCGACCCACTTCCAGTGCCAGGGCCGCTGTCTCGAGCGCAAACCCAACAAGAAGCGCAAAGGACCGTCGTCGCTGCCTCGCCTCGTGTGCAAGCGCGAGATGACCCGCACCGATGCCGAGGCCTACTTCTCGAGCGTGGCCGAGACCCCCATCATCGAAGACTTCGTCTCGAAGTACGGGCGCAACTTCAAGGCCAAGCTGGTACGCAAGGACACGGGTCGTCACGGCTTCGAGTTCCCGCCCCGCGCGCCGCGCGCACGCAAGGGCAAGGGCGGCGAGGAAGGCGAAGGCGCAGCAGAGGCGGCCGCGCCCAGGCGCGCTCCCGCGAAGAAGGCAGCAGGCAAGAAGACCGCGGCGGTCAAGGCCACGGCCAAGAAAGCCACGGCCAAGAAGAGCGCCCCCAAGAAGGCGGCCGCGAAGAAAGTCGCCACGAAGAAGGCCTGA